Proteins co-encoded in one Candidatus Thiodictyon syntrophicum genomic window:
- a CDS encoding DUF805 domain-containing protein, with product MDQSNPYASPRSDLTRPAGTALDTTGPFDPKGRFSRLSWLAWNLVLAVVGSIVVGIVVFILGALGLAAMPQPTAAPDAAAPILGVIVLVIPYLVMAVLGWILSIRRFHDIDASGWWSLTLIVPLVNLITFLVLLFKRGDESANRFGPPRPTPDWERVLGIIYIVLIVLGLVGGIIAAIAFPALVDYQTQGMH from the coding sequence ATGGATCAGAGCAATCCCTATGCAAGCCCCCGCAGCGACCTGACCCGTCCCGCGGGGACGGCGCTCGACACCACCGGTCCCTTCGACCCCAAGGGCCGCTTCAGCCGCCTGAGTTGGCTGGCCTGGAATCTGGTGCTGGCAGTGGTCGGCAGCATCGTGGTCGGCATCGTCGTCTTCATCTTGGGGGCACTGGGCCTGGCGGCGATGCCGCAGCCCACCGCGGCCCCGGACGCCGCGGCCCCGATCCTCGGGGTTATCGTGCTGGTCATACCCTATCTCGTCATGGCGGTGCTCGGGTGGATACTCAGCATCCGCCGTTTCCACGACATCGACGCCTCCGGTTGGTGGTCCTTGACGCTGATCGTGCCGCTGGTCAATCTGATCACCTTTCTCGTGCTCCTGTTCAAGCGCGGCGACGAATCAGCCAACCGCTTCGGCCCGCCACGCCCCACGCCGGACTGGGAGCGGGTCCTGGGCATCATCTACATCGTGCTGATCGTGCTGGGATTGGTCGGCGGGATCATCGCCGCCATCGCCTTCCCGGCGCTCGTTGACTATCAGACACAGGGGATGCACTAA
- a CDS encoding DUF6279 family lipoprotein produces the protein MNAARTLFLTLLSLLLILPGCSQLQIAYGTAPFFIKRYADDYLKLDSDQMARWEPRLDAALAAHRALELPLLAGFFETLLQASRAGFDDANTRCLTGAFRDLYRRHARLAVDTAAPLLAGVTPAQVQALERRFAVEYAQDLPRPGNRDRALELAKRARRYVKSVEEWTGPLTAAQRALVAEVTGRMPDTEVMVLEYRSHQRRELIALLRAKANEATLQRFLTDWLVDYRDLPPPLGRAGEQLQERVGELLIRLGASLDQAQRKRLNDRLATLRDDLMQLQKAPHLVAVTCPA, from the coding sequence ATGAACGCAGCCCGCACCCTGTTTCTGACCTTGCTCTCGCTTCTGCTGATCCTGCCCGGATGCAGCCAACTCCAGATCGCCTACGGCACCGCGCCCTTCTTCATCAAGCGCTATGCCGACGACTATCTGAAGCTCGACAGCGACCAGATGGCGCGTTGGGAGCCGCGCCTGGATGCCGCACTCGCGGCCCATCGGGCACTGGAATTGCCGCTGCTCGCAGGATTTTTCGAGACCCTGCTCCAGGCCAGCCGTGCGGGTTTCGACGACGCCAACACGCGCTGCCTCACCGGCGCCTTTCGCGACCTCTACCGACGCCATGCCAGGCTCGCGGTGGATACCGCGGCACCGCTGCTCGCGGGGGTGACACCGGCGCAGGTCCAGGCGCTGGAGCGGCGCTTCGCCGTGGAGTACGCGCAAGACCTGCCCCGCCCCGGCAACCGGGATCGCGCCCTGGAACTGGCCAAACGCGCCCGCCGGTACGTCAAGTCGGTCGAGGAGTGGACCGGCCCCCTCACGGCCGCCCAACGCGCCCTGGTGGCGGAGGTAACCGGGCGGATGCCGGACACTGAGGTGATGGTCCTGGAGTACCGCTCGCACCAGCGCCGGGAGTTGATCGCGCTCCTGCGCGCCAAGGCGAATGAGGCCACACTCCAGCGCTTTCTCACCGACTGGCTGGTGGACTATCGGGACCTGCCGCCGCCCCTGGGACGCGCCGGCGAGCAGCTCCAGGAGCGCGTGGGGGAACTCCTGATCCGACTCGGGGCCAGCCTCGACCAGGCCCAACGCAAGCGCTTGAATGACCGCCTGGCGACCTTGCGCGACGATCTGATGCAGCTCCAGAAGGCCCCCCATCTGGTCGCGGTGACCTGTCCGGCCTAA
- a CDS encoding electron transfer flavoprotein subunit beta/FixA family protein → MSYHSIVMVKQVPDTANISGQVMKPDGTVNRSKLPTIFNPEDRVALELALQLRDRYGGTVRVLTMGPLKASDLLRDCLYMGADEAFLVSDRKFAGADTLATSYVLAEALRKLGPYDIIFAGRQAIDGDTAQVGPQTAEKLGLPQITYAEAILEAQGPRITVKRKVDHGFEILEGTLPLLITVVKDAATPRPFRAKRVMAYKNAHTLLELEKMTEGNSLLYVDQLKEEYVSKGLFIPTLTADELDVDLSRCGLGGSPTKVHKIESVVLGGSAHETIPATRDGMYALIDKLMEDHIFG, encoded by the coding sequence ATGAGCTACCATTCCATCGTAATGGTCAAACAGGTTCCCGACACGGCCAATATCTCCGGCCAGGTAATGAAGCCGGACGGTACCGTCAATCGCAGCAAGCTCCCCACGATCTTCAATCCCGAAGACAGGGTGGCGCTGGAACTGGCGCTGCAATTGCGGGACCGCTACGGCGGCACCGTGCGGGTGCTGACCATGGGGCCGCTGAAGGCCTCAGACCTGCTGCGCGACTGTCTGTATATGGGCGCCGATGAGGCCTTTCTCGTCAGCGACCGCAAGTTTGCCGGGGCCGACACCCTGGCGACCTCCTATGTGCTGGCAGAGGCGCTGCGTAAGCTAGGCCCCTACGACATCATTTTTGCCGGCCGCCAGGCGATCGACGGCGACACCGCCCAGGTCGGCCCCCAGACCGCAGAAAAGCTGGGCCTGCCGCAGATCACCTATGCAGAGGCGATCCTCGAGGCGCAGGGACCCCGGATTACCGTCAAGCGCAAGGTCGATCACGGCTTCGAGATCCTGGAGGGCACGCTGCCCCTGTTGATCACGGTGGTCAAGGACGCCGCCACGCCGCGTCCCTTCCGGGCCAAGCGGGTCATGGCCTACAAGAATGCCCACACCCTCCTCGAACTGGAAAAAATGACCGAGGGCAATTCATTGCTGTATGTGGATCAGCTCAAGGAGGAGTATGTGTCCAAGGGCCTGTTTATCCCCACCCTGACCGCGGACGAGCTCGACGTCGATCTCAGCCGGTGCGGCCTCGGCGGGTCACCGACCAAGGTCCACAAGATCGAGTCAGTGGTCCTGGGCGGGAGCGCACATGAAACCATACCGGCTACCAGAGACGGCATGTATGCGCTGATCGATAAACTGATGGAAGACCACATCTTCGGATAA
- a CDS encoding electron transfer flavoprotein subunit alpha/FixB family protein, with the protein MNENTQKVWVFIEQRDGVPADVSLELLSKGRKLAESLNGELQAVLIGHDLQALAAETFRYGAREVLLADHPELAHYNTLPYSRIMSELVDRHQPRIVLFGGTFIGRDLAPRVASHTRSGLTADCTDLQIADVTYLRKDYSQLLLQIRPAFGGNIIATIICPDSPVQMATVREGVMEKIPLAQPVDGRITPVPYSPSAADQLVRIIARHHEESKVNLKAAPIIVAGGYGMGNWQNFQILYELARVIGGEVAGTRAAVDAGFIDQVRQVGQTGVTVRPKLYIACGISGAIQHRAGMCDSNKIIAVNDDPDAPIFGVCHYGIVGDVMEVIPKLIDAYKHKLK; encoded by the coding sequence ATGAATGAGAATACACAAAAAGTCTGGGTGTTCATCGAGCAGCGCGACGGTGTGCCGGCCGACGTGAGTCTGGAACTGCTGTCCAAGGGCAGAAAGCTGGCGGAAAGCCTGAACGGCGAATTGCAGGCGGTGCTCATCGGCCACGACCTGCAGGCCCTGGCCGCCGAGACCTTCCGCTACGGTGCCCGCGAGGTCTTGCTGGCGGATCACCCGGAGCTCGCTCATTACAATACCCTGCCCTATAGCCGAATCATGAGCGAATTGGTCGATCGGCACCAGCCGCGGATCGTCCTCTTCGGCGGCACCTTCATCGGCCGGGACCTGGCGCCGCGCGTCGCCTCCCATACCCGCAGCGGCTTGACCGCGGACTGCACCGATCTCCAGATCGCCGACGTGACCTATCTGCGCAAGGACTACTCCCAACTCCTGTTGCAGATTCGCCCCGCATTCGGCGGCAACATCATCGCCACCATCATCTGTCCGGATTCCCCGGTGCAGATGGCCACGGTGCGCGAGGGGGTCATGGAGAAGATACCGCTGGCGCAACCGGTCGACGGGCGCATTACCCCGGTCCCCTATTCGCCCAGCGCCGCCGACCAACTGGTGCGCATCATTGCCCGCCATCACGAGGAGAGCAAGGTCAATCTCAAGGCTGCCCCGATCATCGTCGCCGGCGGCTACGGGATGGGCAATTGGCAGAACTTCCAGATCCTCTATGAGTTGGCCCGGGTGATCGGCGGCGAGGTCGCGGGTACGCGCGCCGCGGTCGACGCCGGTTTTATCGACCAGGTGCGCCAGGTGGGACAGACCGGCGTCACGGTGCGGCCAAAGCTCTACATCGCCTGCGGCATTTCGGGGGCGATCCAGCACCGGGCCGGCATGTGCGACTCCAACAAGATCATTGCCGTTAATGATGACCCCGACGCGCCGATTTTCGGTGTCTGTCATTACGGAATCGTCGGCGATGTGATGGAAGTGATTCCGAAGCTCATCGACGCCTACAAGCACAAGTTAAAGTAG
- a CDS encoding PBP1A family penicillin-binding protein encodes MQEETRSEAPGSNGTVPSQSPPVRGVPRIGDDADAVVASAAEPVAPAPAPAPAAGPPQPPAPRSGRGPRSATGWFLQYLTVLGAPLQLLTLALLGAAAFVNLTLPELPDVKQGLSQVQLQEPLRVYSADGALMAEFGVERRQPLTYAEFPPLLIQAFLATEDSRFFEHGGIDVVGMGRAIVNYASTGIKAQGASTITMQVTRNFFLSPEKTFKRKLAEVLLSLRVEKTLTKEQILELYLNQIFFGHRAYGVAAASTLYYGKDLAQLDVAEMAMLAGVPKAPSSSNPVTNPERALERRNYILGRMLELGFIDKSRYDTALARPDDARLHGAQVDLEAGYVAEMVRREIAEYYGEQAAKQGLRVTTTIDSRLQTAAQDAVRKALRQYERRHGYRGPEARVDLAGASEVDMDAYLEGVPQVTGLEAGLVTGFADGAAQVYLGGGRRVTLGLGQVSWARAFKNAGWRGNAPRRVADVVAKGDLIRVRLDQQGKWELSPIPAVTGVLVTVAPRDGAIQAMVSGYAYTEKSQFNRAVDMRRQPGSSFKPFIYAAALNRGWTPVSIVKDVGIRIGDWQPQDSDHRELGAIPMRKALALSRNLAAINLLQSVGVDNAAHFIRRFGFDLDPKVLGPSMALGTAETSPVKMAEGYAIFANGGYHVLPYYISRIENASGDLIYQAEPPRACADCWYRTGTEKPARTAGTAAGENPAEQVIDPRIAYQMTSMLRGVVEYGTATRALRLGRKDIVGKTGTTNDIRDSWFCGFQADFVTVAWMGFDNNEKLGRGEEGGRAALSMWTDYMEDALRDKPVAKLEAPPGMVKVKVDGSRGTESKSSTAQTEEVMEEYRLMLMGPDPDPDTGPAVAVKKKPAAAKPAAASPKGTPARAAPKSVDDLF; translated from the coding sequence GTGCAAGAAGAGACCCGCAGCGAGGCCCCAGGATCGAACGGCACGGTTCCGTCGCAGTCACCGCCCGTGCGCGGCGTCCCGCGGATTGGGGATGACGCGGACGCGGTGGTGGCGTCCGCCGCCGAGCCGGTTGCCCCGGCCCCCGCACCGGCGCCTGCGGCCGGACCACCGCAACCGCCGGCGCCCCGCTCCGGGCGGGGTCCGCGTTCGGCCACCGGCTGGTTCCTGCAATACCTGACCGTTCTGGGTGCGCCCCTGCAATTGCTGACCCTCGCCCTGCTCGGGGCGGCGGCCTTCGTCAACCTGACCCTGCCCGAACTGCCGGACGTGAAGCAGGGCTTGAGTCAGGTGCAGCTCCAGGAGCCGCTGCGTGTCTATAGCGCCGACGGTGCCCTGATGGCCGAATTCGGCGTGGAGCGGCGCCAGCCCCTTACCTATGCGGAGTTTCCGCCGCTCCTGATCCAGGCCTTTCTGGCGACCGAGGACAGCCGCTTCTTCGAGCACGGCGGTATCGACGTGGTCGGCATGGGCCGTGCGATCGTCAACTACGCCTCCACCGGCATCAAGGCCCAGGGCGCCAGTACCATCACCATGCAGGTTACCAGGAACTTCTTCCTGTCTCCGGAGAAGACCTTCAAACGCAAGCTGGCCGAGGTGCTGCTGAGCCTGCGGGTGGAAAAGACCCTGACCAAGGAGCAGATCCTGGAACTGTACCTGAACCAGATCTTCTTCGGACACCGCGCCTATGGCGTGGCCGCCGCCTCCACCCTCTATTACGGGAAGGACCTGGCGCAACTCGATGTGGCCGAGATGGCCATGCTCGCCGGGGTGCCGAAAGCCCCGTCGTCCAGTAACCCGGTCACCAACCCCGAGCGAGCCTTGGAGCGGCGCAATTACATCTTGGGACGGATGCTGGAACTGGGATTCATCGACAAGTCCCGCTATGACACTGCCCTGGCGCGGCCCGATGATGCGCGGCTGCATGGCGCCCAGGTCGACCTGGAGGCCGGCTATGTGGCGGAGATGGTGCGTCGGGAGATTGCCGAGTATTACGGTGAGCAGGCGGCCAAACAGGGGCTGCGGGTGACCACGACCATCGACTCGCGCCTGCAGACGGCCGCCCAGGACGCGGTGCGTAAGGCCCTACGTCAATATGAGCGCCGTCACGGTTACCGCGGACCCGAGGCGCGGGTAGACCTGGCGGGTGCCTCCGAGGTCGATATGGACGCCTATCTGGAGGGCGTGCCCCAGGTGACCGGTCTGGAGGCCGGTCTGGTGACCGGCTTTGCGGACGGGGCGGCCCAGGTCTATTTGGGCGGCGGTCGCCGCGTCACCCTGGGGCTCGGTCAGGTGAGCTGGGCGCGGGCCTTCAAGAATGCGGGTTGGCGCGGCAATGCCCCGCGACGGGTGGCCGACGTGGTCGCCAAGGGCGATCTGATCCGGGTGCGTCTGGATCAACAGGGCAAGTGGGAGCTGAGCCCGATCCCGGCGGTGACCGGTGTCCTGGTCACGGTGGCGCCCCGGGATGGTGCGATTCAAGCCATGGTCAGCGGCTATGCCTACACCGAGAAGAGCCAATTCAACCGGGCGGTGGACATGCGCCGCCAGCCGGGTTCCAGCTTCAAGCCCTTCATCTATGCCGCGGCCCTGAACCGGGGCTGGACGCCGGTCAGCATCGTGAAGGACGTGGGGATCAGGATCGGGGACTGGCAACCGCAGGATTCCGATCATCGTGAGTTGGGTGCCATCCCCATGCGCAAGGCCCTGGCCCTCTCGCGCAACCTGGCCGCCATCAATTTATTGCAGAGTGTGGGTGTCGATAATGCCGCCCATTTCATCCGCCGCTTCGGTTTTGATCTCGATCCCAAGGTGCTCGGGCCCTCCATGGCCTTGGGGACCGCCGAGACCTCACCGGTCAAGATGGCGGAGGGCTATGCGATCTTTGCCAACGGCGGTTATCACGTCCTGCCCTACTACATCTCGCGTATCGAGAACGCGAGCGGAGACTTGATCTACCAGGCGGAGCCGCCGCGCGCCTGTGCGGATTGCTGGTATCGCACCGGGACCGAGAAGCCGGCCCGCACCGCGGGCACCGCCGCGGGTGAAAATCCGGCCGAGCAGGTCATCGATCCGCGCATCGCCTACCAGATGACCTCCATGCTGCGCGGCGTCGTCGAATACGGGACCGCCACGCGCGCGCTGCGCCTGGGGCGTAAGGACATCGTCGGCAAGACCGGCACCACCAACGACATCCGCGACTCCTGGTTCTGCGGCTTCCAGGCCGACTTTGTGACCGTCGCCTGGATGGGCTTCGACAACAACGAAAAGCTCGGCCGCGGCGAGGAGGGCGGGCGGGCGGCGCTCAGTATGTGGACCGACTACATGGAGGACGCCCTGCGGGACAAGCCGGTGGCCAAGTTGGAAGCGCCCCCGGGGATGGTCAAGGTGAAGGTCGACGGCAGCCGCGGTACCGAGTCCAAGTCCAGCACCGCGCAGACCGAGGAGGTCATGGAGGAATACCGGCTGATGCTGATGGGGCCTGACCCGGACCCCGATACCGGGCCGGCGGTGGCGGTCAAGAAAAAGCCGGCAGCCGCCAAGCCGGCAGCCGCCAGTCCTAAAGGGACACCCGCCCGTGCCGCCCCCAAGTCGGTGGACGACCTGTTCTGA
- a CDS encoding MOSC domain-containing protein has translation METLESLKSQFPRAGRVLWIGVRACRRGPVSLRQQARALAGAGLDGDHYGGRSGARGITLMQSEHLAALGALLGEPPLDPTRLRRNLVVSGINLTALQGRQFVIGEVLLLGTGLCHPCARMEEVLGPGGYNAMRGHGGLNARVLRGGLIRVGDAVAVCAAADELCADDAVSRN, from the coding sequence GTGGAGACGCTGGAGTCACTCAAGAGCCAGTTCCCCCGCGCCGGACGGGTCTTATGGATCGGCGTGCGGGCCTGCCGCCGCGGCCCGGTCAGTTTGCGGCAGCAGGCCCGCGCCCTGGCTGGTGCCGGACTGGATGGGGACCATTATGGCGGTAGGAGCGGTGCCCGGGGCATTACCCTGATGCAATCCGAGCATCTGGCCGCGCTCGGCGCGCTGCTCGGCGAACCCCCGCTGGACCCGACGCGGCTGCGGCGCAATCTGGTCGTCTCCGGGATCAACCTCACGGCGCTGCAGGGGCGGCAGTTCGTCATCGGCGAGGTGCTGCTGCTGGGTACCGGACTCTGCCACCCATGTGCGCGCATGGAAGAGGTCTTGGGCCCCGGTGGCTACAATGCTATGCGCGGTCATGGCGGGCTCAATGCCCGGGTGCTGCGCGGCGGGCTGATCCGTGTGGGGGATGCCGTTGCGGTCTGCGCCGCTGCGGATGAGCTATGCGCAGACGATGCCGTCAGCCGCAACTAG
- a CDS encoding Uma2 family endonuclease, translating into MSQTAENFYLAFAQGREPDSDEPEMESSLHYDQLALLVSTLEWHWRDRDDFFIGANLSVYFRRDQCEPRELRGPDFFLVRGVERRPRRSWTVWLEDGRYPDLIIELLSDETARSDRTAKKALYEGVFRTPEYFWFSPQTKELAGFHLVDAHYYPIDQDAAGRLPSVILGLRLGVAEGLLRFYTPDGALIPTLAESVALEQARAEQERLRADQERLRAEQERLHAQQERACAQQAQALADQAQCDAEQERLRAEQERDRAAAERLRADAQSNRADRLAARLRALGVDPEGA; encoded by the coding sequence ATGTCCCAAACCGCCGAGAACTTCTACCTGGCCTTCGCGCAAGGCCGCGAGCCCGATAGCGACGAGCCGGAAATGGAAAGCTCACTGCACTATGATCAACTCGCCCTCCTGGTCAGCACCCTGGAGTGGCACTGGCGCGACCGGGACGATTTCTTCATCGGCGCCAACCTGAGCGTCTATTTTCGCCGTGACCAGTGCGAGCCGCGGGAACTGCGCGGGCCGGATTTTTTCCTGGTGCGGGGGGTGGAGCGCCGCCCGCGGCGCTCTTGGACGGTCTGGCTGGAGGACGGGCGCTACCCGGACCTGATCATCGAACTGCTCTCCGACGAGACCGCCCGGTCGGATCGGACCGCCAAGAAGGCGCTGTACGAAGGTGTCTTCCGTACCCCGGAGTATTTCTGGTTTTCACCTCAGACCAAGGAACTGGCCGGTTTTCACCTGGTCGATGCGCACTACTATCCCATCGATCAGGATGCGGCGGGTCGTTTGCCGAGCGTGATCCTGGGGTTGCGACTGGGTGTGGCAGAGGGCCTGTTGCGCTTTTACACCCCCGACGGCGCGCTCATCCCGACGCTGGCGGAATCCGTGGCCCTGGAACAGGCGCGGGCGGAACAGGAGCGGCTGCGGGCGGACCAGGAGCGGCTGCGGGCGGAACAGGAGCGGCTTCACGCGCAGCAGGAGCGGGCGTGCGCGCAGCAGGCGCAGGCGCTGGCCGATCAGGCGCAGTGTGACGCGGAACAGGAACGGCTGCGGGCGGAGCAGGAGCGGGACCGCGCTGCGGCCGAACGGCTTCGCGCGGACGCTCAAAGCAACCGGGCGGACCGCCTGGCAGCGCGTTTGCGCGCGCTGGGCGTCGATCCCGAAGGGGCGTGA
- a CDS encoding acyl-CoA dehydrogenase family protein, protein MANYFTDNTDLLFHFDRLKLEEVVDIAEHGYTEAAHYNYAPTDYQDALDNYRKVLEIVGDITANNVAPQAAAVDEEGSHFAAGKVTYAKGVQEALDLLTQAELMGFTLPRRYGGLNIPTTLYTMAIEMVARAEASLMNLFGLQDIAETINKYGTEEQRQEFLPQFASGAATGAMVLTEPDAGSDLQAVNMLAYQDDDGQWRLKGVKRFITNGNAQILLVLARSEPGTKDGRGLSLFACYGKDNVQVRRIENKLGIHGSPTCELQFNDTPAQLIGKRKFGLIKYVMDMMNGARLGVAAQGLGISQAAYEEALRYARAREQFGKSIYAIPVVANLLMEMRVTLESDRSLLYAGCHWVDLRNKLEEKIEALKAAGKDSSEQTAKLKEATRVAALLTPMAKYVLSENANKITYDALQIHGGTGYMKEFNVERLTRDARITNIYEGTSQLQIVAATGGVINDILADHFTALEQKGKAGNLAQLADELKEMRVLFLDALKYVTDKTDKQFQSIAAKELVEIYSYLYTGWLLMDEAEQDSRKVFIARRYIIGAAAKTRKNWEVIKKDLFADLLYADDILI, encoded by the coding sequence ATGGCCAACTATTTCACCGACAACACCGATCTGCTGTTCCATTTCGATCGCCTGAAGCTCGAAGAGGTGGTCGACATCGCCGAGCACGGCTACACCGAGGCCGCGCATTACAACTACGCCCCGACCGACTACCAGGACGCCTTGGACAATTATCGCAAGGTGCTGGAGATCGTCGGCGATATCACCGCGAACAACGTGGCCCCCCAGGCCGCCGCGGTGGACGAGGAGGGGAGCCATTTCGCCGCGGGCAAGGTCACCTATGCCAAGGGCGTCCAGGAGGCCCTGGATCTCCTGACCCAGGCGGAGTTGATGGGCTTCACACTGCCCCGGCGCTATGGGGGTCTCAACATCCCCACCACCCTCTACACCATGGCGATCGAGATGGTTGCCCGTGCCGAGGCCTCGTTGATGAACCTGTTCGGTCTGCAGGACATCGCCGAGACCATCAACAAGTACGGCACCGAAGAGCAGCGTCAGGAATTCCTGCCGCAATTCGCCAGTGGTGCCGCCACCGGCGCCATGGTGCTGACCGAGCCGGACGCGGGCTCCGACCTGCAGGCAGTCAACATGCTGGCCTATCAGGACGACGACGGGCAATGGCGGCTCAAGGGGGTCAAGCGCTTCATTACCAACGGCAACGCGCAGATCCTGCTGGTGCTGGCCCGCTCCGAGCCGGGCACCAAGGACGGCCGCGGCCTGAGTCTGTTCGCCTGTTATGGAAAAGACAACGTCCAGGTGCGGCGCATCGAGAACAAGCTCGGGATCCACGGTTCGCCCACCTGCGAACTGCAATTCAACGATACCCCGGCGCAACTCATCGGCAAGCGCAAGTTCGGCCTGATCAAATATGTCATGGACATGATGAACGGGGCGCGCCTGGGCGTGGCCGCCCAAGGCTTGGGCATCTCCCAGGCGGCCTATGAGGAGGCCCTGCGCTACGCCCGGGCACGCGAGCAGTTCGGCAAGAGCATTTATGCCATCCCGGTGGTCGCCAATCTGCTGATGGAGATGCGCGTCACGCTCGAGAGCGACCGCTCACTGCTCTACGCCGGCTGCCACTGGGTCGACCTGCGCAACAAGCTGGAAGAAAAGATCGAGGCGCTCAAGGCCGCGGGCAAGGACTCGTCGGAACAGACCGCCAAACTCAAGGAGGCGACCCGGGTGGCCGCGCTGCTCACCCCCATGGCCAAGTATGTGCTGAGCGAGAACGCCAATAAGATCACCTATGACGCCCTGCAGATCCACGGCGGCACCGGTTACATGAAGGAGTTCAATGTCGAGCGCCTGACGCGCGATGCCCGGATCACCAACATCTACGAGGGCACCTCGCAACTGCAGATCGTCGCGGCCACCGGCGGGGTCATCAACGACATCCTTGCAGACCATTTCACGGCTTTGGAACAGAAGGGCAAGGCCGGCAATCTGGCGCAGTTGGCGGATGAACTGAAGGAAATGCGGGTGCTGTTCCTCGACGCCCTGAAATATGTCACCGACAAGACCGATAAGCAATTCCAGAGCATCGCCGCCAAGGAACTGGTGGAGATCTACAGCTATCTCTACACCGGCTGGCTGCTCATGGATGAGGCGGAGCAGGACAGCCGCAAGGTCTTCATCGCCCGCCGCTACATCATCGGCGCGGCGGCCAAGACGCGCAAGAACTGGGAGGTGATCAAGAAGGACCTGTTCGCCGACCTGCTGTACGCGGACGATATCCTCATCTGA
- the scpB gene encoding SMC-Scp complex subunit ScpB — MTTPSLQQIVEGALFAAGGPLTLEQLQTLFPEEGRPERADLLEVIAVLSADYTGRGIEIAQVAGGWRVQVRALVAPWVGRLWDEKPARYSRALLETLALIAYRQPITRGEIEDIRGVAVTTQIVKTLSEREWIRVVGHRDVPGRPALFATTRKFLDYFGLRSLNDLPTLAELRDPAFLGDDLDLADPNPPGLEQPLNPLPGA, encoded by the coding sequence AGCCTGCAGCAGATCGTCGAAGGCGCCCTGTTCGCCGCTGGCGGGCCCCTGACCCTGGAGCAACTCCAGACCCTGTTCCCGGAGGAGGGGCGTCCCGAGCGCGCGGATTTGCTGGAAGTCATCGCCGTGCTGAGTGCGGACTACACCGGGCGGGGGATCGAAATCGCCCAGGTCGCCGGCGGCTGGCGCGTCCAGGTGCGCGCCCTGGTCGCCCCCTGGGTCGGACGCCTGTGGGATGAGAAACCCGCCCGCTATTCGCGCGCCCTGCTGGAGACCCTGGCGCTCATTGCCTACCGCCAGCCCATCACCCGCGGCGAGATCGAGGACATCCGCGGCGTGGCCGTGACCACGCAGATCGTCAAGACCCTGAGTGAGCGGGAGTGGATCCGCGTGGTCGGTCACCGGGATGTGCCGGGGCGCCCCGCGTTGTTCGCCACTACCCGCAAGTTCCTGGATTATTTCGGTCTGCGATCCTTGAACGACCTGCCGACCCTGGCCGAGCTGCGCGACCCCGCCTTCCTGGGGGATGACCTGGACCTGGCTGACCCCAACCCACCGGGCCTGGAGCAGCCACTCAATCCGCTGCCTGGGGCTTGA
- a CDS encoding DUF5993 family protein, which yields MYITFLLGLIAAVAILRGSRATGALFALLTIAAIGGLLIHHMTDRLPIGL from the coding sequence ATGTACATCACCTTTCTTCTGGGCCTCATTGCCGCCGTCGCGATCCTGCGGGGGTCGCGGGCGACCGGGGCGCTGTTCGCCTTGTTGACGATCGCGGCGATCGGCGGCTTGTTGATTCATCATATGACCGATCGGTTGCCGATCGGGCTCTAG
- a CDS encoding disulfide bond formation protein B, with product MPASRLVVRLNALALGLISLALVAAFADQLLLGELPCPLCLLQRAALIAAGLGFLLNLRFGIRPLHYGLAILAALSGAAAAMRQVLLHIAPGDPGFGHALFGLHLYTWAFMAFVGIIFGIAILLSLPGSMDGQAAPRERGRFVGLVIILFVVLIVGNLVSTLLECGLTQCPDDPVRYEWIAGIATLLQGGVR from the coding sequence ATGCCTGCCTCGCGCCTCGTTGTCCGGCTCAATGCGCTCGCCCTGGGTCTGATCTCTCTGGCATTGGTTGCCGCCTTTGCCGATCAGTTGCTTCTCGGTGAACTGCCGTGCCCGCTGTGCCTCCTGCAACGGGCGGCCCTGATCGCCGCCGGGTTGGGCTTCCTGCTCAATCTGCGTTTTGGTATCCGCCCGTTGCATTACGGCCTGGCGATTCTGGCGGCCCTGTCGGGGGCGGCCGCCGCCATGCGGCAGGTCTTGCTGCACATTGCACCGGGTGATCCGGGCTTCGGTCATGCCCTGTTTGGGCTGCACCTCTACACCTGGGCCTTCATGGCCTTCGTCGGCATCATCTTCGGGATCGCCATCCTGCTCAGTCTGCCGGGCAGCATGGACGGTCAGGCCGCCCCCCGGGAGCGCGGGCGATTCGTCGGCCTGGTCATCATCCTGTTCGTTGTACTGATTGTCGGTAATCTCGTCTCCACCTTGCTGGAATGTGGTCTGACCCAGTGTCCGGACGATCCCGTGCGCTATGAATGGATCGCCGGGATTGCGACTCTGTTGCAGGGCGGCGTCCGGTAA